The following proteins come from a genomic window of Nocardioides albertanoniae:
- a CDS encoding histidine phosphatase family protein encodes MIHLVRHGEAAGAEGADPGLSDLGRRQVTALANRLSFRPVRQILHGPSRRTTQTAQVITEVLGAGAQRCDALADRTPVPSFERRGDYPTHRWGWLEEVPEAERDIDGAELTAAWHKLWFDHHDDEVVLVTHAFVAAWFVREVLGAPPATWMRIGPFDNATLTTIGPNLAGEPVVETFNAEVILPV; translated from the coding sequence GTGATCCATCTCGTACGCCACGGTGAAGCCGCCGGCGCGGAGGGCGCCGATCCCGGGCTCTCCGACCTCGGTCGCCGTCAGGTCACGGCCCTCGCCAACCGTCTCTCCTTCAGGCCGGTGCGGCAGATCCTGCACGGCCCGAGCCGGCGCACCACCCAGACGGCCCAGGTGATCACCGAGGTGCTCGGAGCCGGCGCGCAGCGCTGTGACGCCCTCGCCGACCGCACCCCGGTGCCGTCGTTCGAGCGCCGTGGCGACTACCCGACGCACCGGTGGGGCTGGCTCGAGGAGGTGCCGGAGGCCGAGCGCGACATCGACGGCGCCGAGCTCACCGCCGCCTGGCACAAGCTCTGGTTCGACCACCACGACGACGAGGTCGTGCTGGTCACCCACGCGTTCGTCGCCGCATGGTTCGTACGCGAGGTGCTGGGTGCCCCGCCGGCGACCTGGATGCGCATCGGCCCGTTCGACAACGCCACCCTCACCACCATCGGCCCCAACCTCGCCGGCGAGCCCGTGGTCGAGACCTTCAACGCCGAAGTGATCCTCCCGGTCTGA
- a CDS encoding DUF5703 family protein: MARAERRPPRPGVMWEYDKVIFTREFSRNIVTKLLVERAEHGGWELDRVRITADGTRRVILRRKIIRQRLTV, encoded by the coding sequence TTGGCCCGAGCCGAACGCCGCCCACCCCGCCCCGGCGTGATGTGGGAGTACGACAAGGTGATCTTCACGCGCGAGTTCTCGCGCAACATCGTCACCAAGCTGCTCGTCGAGCGCGCCGAGCACGGCGGCTGGGAGCTCGACCGGGTGCGGATCACGGCCGACGGCACCCGCCGCGTGATCCTTCGCCGCAAGATCATCCGCCAGCGGCTCACGGTGTGA
- a CDS encoding AAA family ATPase codes for MHLNRLKLRNFRSCGDTTLDLDPLLSVLVGENASGKSAIIDAMRLVAPATGRQQTAWFRADRDLTRGGRHR; via the coding sequence GTGCACCTGAACCGTCTGAAGCTGCGAAACTTCCGATCCTGCGGGGACACAACACTTGACCTCGACCCGTTGCTTTCGGTGCTGGTCGGCGAGAACGCCTCGGGGAAGAGCGCCATCATCGACGCCATGCGGTTGGTCGCCCCAGCGACCGGGCGCCAGCAGACAGCATGGTTTCGAGCCGACCGAGACCTGACTCGGGGGGGTCGACATCGGTGA
- a CDS encoding aldo/keto reductase, producing MQSRLLGATGLRVSSLALGTMTWGSVTDEHEAREQLTGFTQAGGTLVDTAAAYGDGASESLLGSLLADGSVARDEIVLATKGGITWRGGNRGVDTSRGALLSGLDASLKRLGVDHVDLWQVHVWSPDVPFEETLSALDLALSSGRASYVGVSNYNGWQTAQAATWQRAVPGRATLASTQVEYSLLARDIEYETLPAAEAMGMGVLAWSPLAGGVLTGKYRTGTPSQSRGADPAFASRVEIYEEDRSRGIITAVAKAAEGLEWTPLQVSLAWVRDRPGVTAPILGARTAAQLKEALSVADLTLPPEIALALDDVSAV from the coding sequence ATGCAGAGCCGACTCCTCGGAGCCACCGGGCTGCGAGTCTCGTCTCTCGCCCTGGGCACCATGACCTGGGGCAGCGTGACCGACGAGCACGAAGCCCGCGAACAGCTGACCGGATTCACCCAGGCCGGCGGCACCCTCGTCGACACCGCGGCCGCCTACGGCGACGGAGCCTCCGAGTCGCTGCTCGGCTCGCTCCTGGCCGACGGGTCGGTGGCCCGCGACGAGATCGTCCTGGCCACCAAGGGCGGGATCACCTGGCGAGGCGGCAACCGTGGCGTCGACACCTCGCGGGGCGCGCTGCTCTCCGGCCTCGACGCGTCGCTGAAGCGACTCGGCGTCGACCACGTCGACCTGTGGCAGGTGCACGTGTGGTCCCCCGACGTCCCGTTCGAGGAGACGCTCTCCGCGCTCGATCTCGCGCTGAGCAGCGGTCGGGCCTCCTACGTGGGCGTCTCCAACTACAACGGATGGCAGACCGCCCAGGCGGCGACCTGGCAACGAGCCGTCCCGGGCCGCGCCACCCTCGCCTCGACGCAGGTGGAGTATTCGCTGCTGGCCCGCGACATCGAGTACGAGACGCTGCCGGCCGCCGAGGCGATGGGGATGGGCGTGCTGGCCTGGTCGCCGCTGGCCGGCGGCGTACTGACCGGGAAGTACCGCACCGGCACCCCTTCGCAGTCGCGCGGAGCCGACCCCGCGTTCGCCTCCCGCGTGGAGATCTACGAGGAGGATCGCAGCCGCGGCATCATCACCGCCGTCGCCAAGGCCGCCGAGGGTCTGGAGTGGACTCCGCTGCAGGTCTCCCTGGCCTGGGTCCGCGACCGACCCGGCGTCACCGCCCCGATCCTCGGCGCGCGCACGGCCGCTCAGCTCAAGGAGGCGCTCAGCGTCGCCGACCTCACCCTGCCTCCCGAGATCGCGCTCGCGCTCGACGACGTCTCCGCCGTCTGA
- a CDS encoding UvrD-helicase domain-containing protein gives MNAALSAEQAAVLEQTVRHVEAGPGSGKTRAVVARFQQQAEARPGVALLSFTNAAVDVARERSKGSPHLLRTPNFVGTFDAFFNRYVVTPSVRRATGVTPQYLASWDDLPTELSRVRPTNGGLGIRLSRWTRSGDGSIALDVRRLGYDERRAWDQVSPWTQRDITERGRSLIKSLLARHVYSAEESRRVALKLLDTPGSILRNRLVTRFNEVIVDEFQDCDIVEHSILRHLQQAGTHVVTVADPDQAIYEFRQVGPSNLYDQYLAGLEDHEVVTLTTCYRSRPAICAAVTSLRSTPKAIESSDPRDMSFPAIHVVVGRGQAAEIAARGVLNDSGVDPVACRVIAHRRADAQSLGPGTTELPATATVLGSILAAAAQFLRATDTKHRLQAIGRIEQHMLDQLDWGADGQPTDKSERVELLGITVDRLRILAKMVIGVARDAVDAKAFCTTVQDLVRRFAEATSLDVVSNLNKVLAKPTAKIWEPWAAFRSEIHYGTTPGLRASHVHAVKGSEFEAVIYVLPPRANAGEPYVLDDWMSDENSEARRVIYVGISRARKLLILVVPKARLKLLKQLLERDDIPYLLTDAT, from the coding sequence GTGAACGCTGCGCTGAGCGCTGAGCAGGCGGCGGTCCTTGAGCAGACCGTTCGACATGTCGAGGCCGGCCCCGGCTCCGGGAAGACCCGCGCTGTGGTCGCCCGATTCCAGCAGCAAGCCGAGGCTCGACCAGGCGTTGCGCTGCTCTCCTTCACCAACGCAGCTGTCGACGTGGCGCGGGAGCGGTCGAAAGGCAGTCCACATCTGCTGCGCACGCCCAATTTCGTGGGTACCTTCGATGCCTTCTTCAACCGATATGTCGTTACGCCCAGCGTACGGCGCGCCACTGGGGTCACTCCTCAGTACCTCGCGTCTTGGGACGACCTCCCGACCGAGCTCTCAAGGGTTCGTCCCACGAACGGAGGTCTGGGTATCCGACTCTCCCGCTGGACGCGATCCGGGGACGGGTCGATCGCCCTCGACGTGAGGCGGCTCGGCTACGACGAGCGTCGTGCCTGGGACCAAGTCTCACCGTGGACGCAGCGGGACATTACCGAGAGAGGACGGAGCCTTATCAAGAGTCTGCTGGCGAGGCACGTATACAGCGCCGAGGAATCCCGGCGAGTTGCGTTGAAGTTGCTAGATACACCCGGGTCAATCCTACGAAACCGCCTCGTGACGCGATTCAACGAAGTCATTGTCGATGAGTTCCAAGACTGCGACATCGTAGAGCACAGCATCCTGCGACACCTCCAGCAGGCCGGAACCCATGTGGTGACCGTCGCAGACCCCGATCAGGCAATCTACGAGTTCCGTCAGGTCGGCCCGTCGAACCTCTACGATCAATACCTCGCAGGTTTGGAAGACCACGAGGTGGTCACGCTCACGACCTGTTATCGGTCGAGGCCGGCGATCTGCGCTGCGGTGACGAGCTTGCGAAGCACGCCGAAAGCCATCGAATCGAGTGATCCTCGTGACATGTCGTTCCCGGCCATACATGTAGTCGTCGGACGCGGTCAGGCCGCAGAGATTGCGGCACGGGGTGTCCTGAATGACTCTGGCGTCGATCCCGTCGCCTGCCGGGTCATCGCCCATCGCCGCGCAGATGCCCAGAGCCTTGGTCCCGGGACAACGGAACTCCCGGCCACGGCGACAGTACTAGGCAGCATCCTGGCTGCAGCAGCGCAGTTCCTTCGGGCTACGGACACCAAGCACCGCCTGCAAGCGATAGGGCGTATCGAGCAGCACATGCTGGACCAGCTGGATTGGGGGGCCGACGGACAGCCAACGGATAAGAGCGAGCGCGTCGAATTGCTCGGCATCACCGTTGACCGCCTCCGGATCCTGGCGAAGATGGTTATCGGGGTAGCGCGAGATGCAGTCGACGCGAAAGCGTTCTGCACTACGGTCCAAGATCTGGTTCGCCGGTTCGCGGAGGCGACCAGTCTGGACGTGGTCAGCAACCTCAACAAGGTCCTCGCGAAACCCACAGCCAAAATATGGGAGCCGTGGGCCGCGTTTCGATCCGAGATACATTACGGGACGACGCCGGGACTTCGTGCATCCCACGTGCATGCCGTCAAGGGCTCCGAGTTCGAAGCCGTCATCTACGTCCTTCCGCCCCGAGCGAATGCAGGCGAACCGTACGTTCTCGACGATTGGATGTCGGATGAGAACAGCGAGGCGCGCCGCGTTATCTACGTCGGAATCAGCAGGGCGCGAAAGCTCTTGATCTTGGTGGTGCCCAAGGCGAGGCTGAAGCTACTCAAACAGCTCCTTGAGCGCGACGATATTCCCTACTTGCTCACAGACGCGACCTGA
- a CDS encoding M20/M25/M40 family metallo-hydrolase, producing MTSAENEVVDLCRDLIRIDTSNYGNDPGPGERKAAEYVAAQLDEVGISSQIYESEPGRASVVAQWGGSTGDGLLLHGHLDVVPAAAEDWQVDPFSGEIDGGYVWGRGAVDMKDFNAMLLAVVRERQRTGRIPERPITLAFTADEEAGGMKGANVLVEDHPDLLAHCTEAVGEVGGFSTTVKGRRLYLIEAAEKGMAWMKLTARGTAGHGSMINHDNPITRLSGALARIGAHEWPVTLTPTMQALLAAVGEIAGEEPTPENAERLVEEFGPAARMIGATLRNVTNPTMTGAGYKVNVIPTEATAHVDGRFLPGYEDDFFETLRKLCGEGIDIEFDQNQMPWETPYDGALVSAMESSLIAEDPDALVAPYLMSAGTDAKHFKRLGMRTYGFAPLRLPEDLDFTALFHGVDERVPVDALEFGARVMDRFLDQV from the coding sequence ATGACCAGTGCCGAGAACGAGGTCGTCGACCTCTGCCGTGACCTGATCCGCATCGACACCAGCAACTATGGCAACGACCCGGGGCCGGGGGAGCGGAAGGCGGCCGAGTACGTCGCCGCGCAGCTCGACGAGGTCGGGATCTCCTCGCAGATCTATGAGTCCGAGCCGGGCCGCGCCTCGGTCGTCGCCCAGTGGGGCGGCTCCACCGGCGACGGCCTCCTGCTCCACGGCCACCTCGACGTCGTGCCGGCCGCCGCCGAGGACTGGCAGGTCGACCCGTTCTCGGGCGAGATCGACGGCGGCTACGTCTGGGGCCGCGGCGCCGTCGACATGAAGGACTTCAACGCGATGCTGCTCGCGGTGGTGCGCGAGCGCCAGCGCACCGGACGGATCCCCGAGCGACCGATCACGCTCGCCTTCACCGCCGACGAGGAAGCCGGCGGGATGAAGGGCGCCAACGTGCTCGTCGAGGACCACCCCGACCTGCTGGCTCACTGCACCGAGGCGGTCGGCGAGGTCGGCGGCTTCTCGACGACGGTCAAGGGCCGCCGGCTCTATCTGATCGAGGCGGCCGAGAAGGGCATGGCCTGGATGAAGCTGACCGCCCGCGGCACCGCCGGCCACGGCTCGATGATCAACCATGACAACCCGATCACCCGGCTCTCGGGCGCGCTCGCCCGCATCGGCGCCCACGAGTGGCCGGTGACCCTCACCCCGACGATGCAGGCTCTGCTCGCCGCGGTCGGTGAGATCGCGGGGGAGGAGCCGACACCGGAGAACGCAGAGCGGCTCGTCGAGGAGTTCGGTCCGGCCGCGCGGATGATCGGCGCGACGCTGCGCAACGTGACCAACCCGACCATGACCGGCGCCGGCTACAAGGTCAACGTCATCCCCACCGAGGCCACCGCCCACGTCGACGGCCGCTTCCTCCCCGGTTACGAGGACGACTTCTTCGAGACCCTGCGCAAGCTGTGCGGCGAGGGCATCGACATCGAGTTCGACCAGAACCAGATGCCGTGGGAGACGCCCTACGACGGCGCGCTCGTCTCCGCCATGGAGAGCTCGCTGATCGCCGAGGATCCCGACGCCCTCGTGGCGCCCTACCTGATGTCGGCCGGCACCGACGCCAAGCACTTCAAGCGGCTCGGGATGAGGACGTACGGCTTCGCGCCCCTGCGTCTGCCCGAGGATCTCGACTTCACCGCGCTCTTCCACGGTGTCGACGAGCGGGTGCCGGTCGACGCGCTCGAGTTCGGCGCGCGGGTGATGGACCGCTTCCTGGACCAGGTCTGA
- a CDS encoding glycerophosphodiester phosphodiesterase: MHKRALLSAHRAAARQSGHRDNSWESLVEAATMAVDYVEFDVHRTVDGEFVLHHDSHIRDRIGRKHRIEECTYAALSALAPFRLVRYREALELLAAHGKHAHIDYKFASPAGHIGIPHEVDAAEIALEVMDASFILTTMVDESVRVLRDWADLRAPSTLVGLSLGGVDWRHHPLELIRLKLSEFFPEGRIRRCRSNLVVVEQRLADVWLLRWAHRRNIKVLVWTVDHPGRLNRFVHDKRVWMVTSNHPARALAPA; encoded by the coding sequence ATGCACAAGCGCGCGCTCCTCTCCGCTCACCGTGCCGCGGCGCGGCAGTCGGGGCACCGCGACAACTCCTGGGAGTCGCTGGTGGAGGCCGCCACGATGGCGGTCGACTATGTGGAGTTCGACGTGCACAGGACGGTCGACGGCGAGTTCGTGCTCCATCACGACAGCCACATCCGCGACCGCATCGGACGCAAGCACAGGATCGAGGAGTGCACCTACGCCGCGCTGTCCGCGCTCGCGCCGTTCCGCCTGGTGCGCTACCGGGAGGCGCTCGAGCTGCTCGCCGCCCACGGCAAGCACGCCCACATCGACTACAAGTTCGCCTCGCCCGCAGGCCACATCGGCATCCCGCACGAGGTCGACGCCGCCGAGATCGCCCTCGAGGTGATGGACGCGAGCTTCATCCTCACCACGATGGTCGACGAGTCCGTACGCGTCCTGCGCGACTGGGCCGACCTCCGCGCCCCCTCCACGCTCGTCGGGCTCTCCCTCGGAGGTGTCGACTGGCGCCACCACCCGCTCGAGCTGATCCGCCTCAAGCTCTCGGAGTTCTTCCCCGAAGGCCGCATCCGCCGCTGCCGCTCCAACCTCGTCGTCGTCGAGCAGCGCCTCGCCGACGTCTGGCTGCTGCGCTGGGCCCACCGCCGCAACATCAAGGTGCTGGTCTGGACGGTCGACCACCCCGGCCGGCTGAACCGTTTCGTGCACGACAAACGCGTCTGGATGGTCACCAGCAACCACCCCGCCCGGGCGCTCGCGCCCGCCTGA
- a CDS encoding ATP-dependent nuclease has protein sequence MEIAARYSGLTVSEEAVYMAQLVDTHDDLVYRTTFATDPAVPRRQVQTWSIGDAGADDPEPVARSRISHVYLPPLRDAVRDIDSGTSDLLHDVVRILLSDPDNGIDEDGFVATAQEAVGTIAKHEVATTTRDVIQDYFGQTTPPDREHDLSLSGRDLRLRQIVRMLRIQLFESGTSIGDIASAGLGYANLLYVAMIVLELVRARENDLTILLVEEPEAHLHPQLQVVLLGFLRDQAEKSGVDSDGLHPTGRVQVVVTTHSPNLASEVSIKNVVVVAREKCESTWQTQAISLAGLGLTAPEVRKIDRYLSVTRASLLFARHVVLVEGTAEMLLLPVLAALRLKQAALPSSDEAAARRHLRGLTFVSVEGVDFGPYLKLLLNGSRQRVDRVVVITDGDNGQGDRRRSAYEDAFKTQVTDGRLIVCVGGTTLEAELFGEQANESVLRNAFLKLHSKSAAKWDQVSAAAGSTPDERAAIFACAITKPKKPAPQVATGDEGESTDTVVNTVATPVEMPTLDISKGDFAHLVAEAIEADDNGSFVVPTYLQAALEAIAPLAEQTSEDE, from the coding sequence GTGGAGATCGCGGCTCGCTATTCGGGCCTGACCGTGTCCGAAGAGGCGGTATACATGGCGCAGCTTGTCGACACCCACGACGACCTCGTCTACCGCACGACGTTCGCGACCGACCCGGCCGTGCCGCGCCGCCAAGTTCAGACGTGGAGCATCGGTGACGCCGGCGCCGACGATCCTGAGCCAGTAGCACGTAGCCGGATCAGCCACGTCTACCTCCCGCCGCTTCGCGATGCGGTGCGCGACATCGACAGCGGTACCTCGGACCTGCTGCACGACGTGGTGCGCATCCTGCTCAGTGATCCCGATAACGGGATCGACGAAGACGGGTTCGTCGCAACCGCCCAGGAAGCCGTAGGCACGATCGCCAAGCACGAGGTTGCGACCACCACCCGTGACGTCATCCAGGACTACTTCGGGCAGACCACGCCGCCCGATCGAGAACACGACCTTTCGCTCAGCGGGCGGGACCTTCGGCTCAGGCAGATCGTCAGGATGCTCCGCATCCAGCTTTTCGAATCGGGCACCTCCATCGGGGACATCGCCTCCGCTGGCCTGGGCTACGCGAACTTGCTGTACGTCGCCATGATCGTGCTCGAGTTGGTCCGCGCCCGCGAGAACGACTTGACGATCCTGCTCGTCGAGGAGCCGGAGGCTCATCTCCACCCGCAGCTCCAAGTGGTGTTGCTCGGCTTCCTGCGTGACCAGGCGGAAAAGAGCGGAGTCGACTCCGATGGCCTGCATCCCACTGGCAGGGTCCAGGTTGTCGTCACCACCCACTCGCCCAACCTCGCTAGCGAGGTTTCGATCAAGAATGTCGTGGTCGTCGCGCGGGAGAAGTGCGAGTCGACATGGCAGACCCAGGCCATCTCCTTGGCCGGTCTCGGCCTCACGGCGCCAGAGGTACGCAAGATCGATCGCTACCTCAGCGTCACCCGGGCATCCCTGCTGTTCGCCCGGCACGTTGTCCTCGTCGAAGGAACTGCCGAGATGCTTCTGCTTCCGGTGCTAGCGGCACTCCGGCTAAAGCAGGCGGCGCTGCCTTCTAGCGACGAAGCAGCCGCTCGACGGCATCTTCGCGGGCTGACGTTCGTGTCGGTGGAGGGGGTTGACTTTGGTCCGTACCTGAAGCTCTTACTCAATGGTTCACGTCAGCGAGTGGACCGTGTGGTGGTGATAACCGACGGCGACAACGGCCAAGGCGACCGTCGACGGTCTGCGTACGAGGACGCTTTTAAGACCCAGGTAACCGACGGGCGACTGATAGTATGCGTCGGCGGCACCACGCTGGAAGCTGAGCTGTTCGGTGAACAAGCAAACGAGTCTGTCTTGCGCAATGCCTTCCTCAAGTTGCACTCGAAGTCGGCCGCGAAGTGGGACCAAGTCAGCGCAGCGGCCGGCTCTACACCTGACGAACGAGCCGCGATCTTCGCCTGCGCGATCACCAAGCCGAAGAAGCCTGCGCCTCAGGTCGCTACGGGGGACGAGGGCGAGTCCACTGACACCGTCGTCAACACGGTGGCCACGCCGGTAGAGATGCCAACGCTCGACATCTCGAAGGGGGACTTTGCGCATCTCGTCGCAGAGGCGATCGAAGCAGACGACAACGGCAGCTTTGTTGTTCCCACATACCTGCAGGCTGCCCTCGAGGCGATCGCGCCGCTGGCAGAGCAGACGAGTGAGGACGAGTGA
- a CDS encoding undecaprenyl-diphosphate phosphatase: protein MDYLQAIALGILQALTEFLPVSSSAHLRIFPELLGWGDPGAAFTAVIQIGTELAVLAYMGKHIWSILSTWARSLFNPELRSHTDARMGWFIIVGSIPIVVMGLLLQNVIEHDLRSLYIVGTMLVVMGIVLGIADRIGENRKRFDDLSWRDAILMGCAQACALIPGVSRSGATISMGRALGYERATATEYAFLLALPAVFGAGLFEMKDIAHEDNLYGWGPTIVATIVSFVLGYAVIAWLLKYLSRNTYTPFVIYRVVLGLAVLVLVGVGVLSEW from the coding sequence GTGGATTATCTGCAGGCGATCGCACTGGGCATTCTTCAGGCACTCACCGAGTTTCTGCCCGTCTCATCCAGCGCACACCTGCGCATCTTCCCCGAGCTGCTGGGCTGGGGCGACCCGGGTGCGGCGTTCACCGCGGTGATCCAGATCGGCACCGAGCTCGCGGTGCTGGCCTACATGGGCAAGCACATCTGGAGCATCCTCTCCACCTGGGCCCGCAGCCTGTTCAATCCCGAGCTGCGCAGCCACACCGATGCCCGGATGGGCTGGTTCATCATCGTCGGGTCGATCCCGATCGTGGTCATGGGGCTGCTGCTGCAGAACGTCATCGAGCACGACCTGCGCAGCCTCTACATCGTCGGCACCATGCTCGTCGTGATGGGCATCGTGCTCGGCATCGCCGACCGGATCGGGGAGAACCGCAAGCGCTTCGACGACCTGTCCTGGCGCGACGCGATCCTGATGGGCTGCGCCCAGGCCTGCGCGCTCATCCCCGGCGTCTCCCGCTCGGGCGCGACGATCTCGATGGGCCGGGCGCTCGGCTACGAGCGCGCCACGGCCACCGAGTACGCCTTCCTGCTGGCGCTGCCGGCGGTCTTCGGGGCCGGGCTGTTCGAGATGAAGGACATCGCCCACGAGGACAACCTCTACGGCTGGGGCCCGACGATCGTGGCCACGATCGTCTCGTTCGTGCTCGGCTACGCGGTGATCGCATGGCTGCTGAAGTATCTCTCCCGCAACACCTACACCCCGTTCGTGATCTACCGCGTGGTGCTCGGTCTCGCGGTTCTGGTGCTCGTCGGCGTGGGTGTGCTCAGCGAGTGGTGA